One genomic segment of Bdellovibrionales bacterium includes these proteins:
- a CDS encoding dTDP-4-dehydrorhamnose 3,5-epimerase family protein yields the protein MSVEIFAEVLRSNELDFKDFAQLSSSLVYEGIVKAWHLHNIQTEMMTNLSGVVKFAFYDSRKNSPSHGLILDFLVDASVNPLAFVVPPGVAHGYRIVRGPAVLCYLTDRIYDPNDQLKIAYDDKSIGYHWGPPKIQ from the coding sequence ATGAGCGTGGAGATTTTCGCTGAAGTCCTTCGAAGCAATGAATTAGATTTTAAAGACTTCGCTCAACTTAGTTCATCATTGGTCTATGAAGGAATTGTGAAGGCATGGCACTTGCACAATATACAAACCGAAATGATGACTAACTTATCAGGTGTTGTGAAATTTGCTTTTTATGATAGTCGCAAAAACTCACCTTCCCATGGACTGATTTTAGATTTTTTGGTGGATGCAAGTGTAAATCCGTTGGCCTTTGTTGTGCCTCCAGGGGTGGCGCACGGATATAGAATTGTTCGTGGGCCAGCAGTGCTTTGTTATTTAACTGATCGGATATATGATCCCAATGACCAATTAAAAATCGCCTATGATGACAAATCAATCGGTTACCATTGGGGGCCTCCTAAAATTCAATAG